In the Oscarella lobularis chromosome 9, ooOscLobu1.1, whole genome shotgun sequence genome, AGAATGCACTGTTTTGGGCTTTTGGGGCAAAGAAATGAACTGAGAAATGATGGCGTCGCTTCTTAGTGAAATaaacagacagacaaacaccGCAAATACGCAGACATACACGAAAGAAAGCGAGCAAGCACGTATCTGTGGCGCACCAAATTTTCAGGAGCATTGATTGACTATCTTACGATAGCCAAGACAGCTCTTCTGATTGGGCCTACAGGTGCACCCTTCGGAACCTTTTACGCCCAGCAGATGACCAATGGAGTTCGCCTTCAAATTCTTGACCGCGTTATCGCAGTCAGCATTGCAATTGCTGTGATTCTCCGGATTGCAGTTCGTCAAATACGGGGGAAGAAGTTTGGCGCATTCCTCATCAGCGAAGCAATTGAACGAGACGTCATTGCAATTCGTCTCGTCTTGGACTTCTGGTAACGGCACAAAGTCATTCGTTGCCTCATTCAGCGGCTTGGGAACAAATTCAGCGGCCGTAAaaccgacgaaaaagacgagaagaaggagacaaCGGAACATGGCAGACGGCGCAAGAGAGTCAACTGACGGAGGCGTGGTTCGGACACTTGCACTTCCTTACATATAACCAAAGGCgtgacagaaaaaaaaccgcaGCGAATACAATGGAGGAAAAGAACAAAGGACAAAAAACATAGCGGATGCGACACTCTCTTCTCGTTAGACATAAACCCCAAGACTACGTACGACAAATGAACTTGAATCGCTCGTGGCACGTTCAAAACCACGGGTCTTCAGGCCAACACTCGTTGGTGATCTTTTTCAGACCGATGCAGAGCTGGTCTTTGGGATCGCACGAGCATTGGTCAGGGCCCGGTTCGGCAATAATTTTACCAATAGAATTCTTTGCCAACGCCATGACTGCAGTTTTGCAGTCGGATGTGCAATTGGTTACGACTTTAGGGTTGCAGTCCTTCAAGTATGGCGTAATCAGGGCATTGCAGGCTGTGTCAGCGAAACACTTTCTTGCTTGGTCTGGGCAACGGATGGTTTCATTTTTGTCGGCGGAAATCGTCgcagaaaggaaaagaatcgACGCAAAGAAGAGGACCTGTTTCGGGATCATGATCAGCGCGTGTGGTCAGTTTGACACGCGCAGGCTGTGGATAAAGCGAAGCCCACACGAGTAATTAAATGCAGGCTCTGTGAAAATTTATCAGGTGTCCAGTACGGCCCACAAAACGCCTATCAAGTTGAACGAAAGGCCCGGACGCGCACTGGATGTGACATCGCTCTTGTCCCCATACTTGGAGATCTCAAGAGCACTACAGTACATTATACTACAGTAATTACTTGCAAAAAGGAAATAGCTCTACGCATGCAATTTTTCTTGGTGATTTCGCCAACTGTTTGAGCAGCTACAAAGAAAAGCCATTACACAGTTGAATACTATTGCACATACAGTCTTTTACCTTCTCTTTATcacaaaaattcaattccTGATgttcatcatcaccatcacaCTGGATTTTTACGCTCAGTTATATTtaataagaaaaacaatGCGAGTACCTTTGATTCTTGTAGGTAAACCGCAAATAGATATTAGCCAATCAACTTCCCCCCCTAAagactaaaataaaaataggaGTTATTAAAAAATACACCTAAAATGCGGATTAGAAAATAGGTATATCAAAGACCTAAAAGGCGGATGAAATTTACACCTAAAGTACCTCGAtatccattgacctaaaaccCTAAACTAATGGAAACCTATACTACACCTAAAATACGGATTAGATAATGGCCATATCAATCACCTAAAGTACCtcaaaaatccattgacctaaaaacCCCCTAAACTAATGGAAACCTATACTATACTACACCTAAAAGGCGgatcaaataaataaaatttaattaaaaacatcACCTAAATTATCTCACAATCCATGgattgacctaaaatattcctatattctaatcaacctagattacctcacaaatccattgaaatggTCTAACCGGGGGTTGGTGGCTGCCAGCTAAGCGCGTTTTGTGAGGGAGCTACAAGCCTCTACATAGGAAAAACGGACaccgccctacctactgacagccACCCTAAGCCCTAATGCATCGCAACCGCTAGCGTAGTTTGCAAAGCGAGGCACGAATGCACACACATTTTTAGTGATGATGATGGATGGTTTTTGTTGTCCCGCTACGCTCTTTGCCACGTGCATAATAGGGGCCCgggatatatatatatatatatatatttttttttcttttgaggAAAAGCTTCATGCTGTGATGCCATTGCCCCAGACTCGCGAGCCCTCCCCCTCTAAGGTGCGTGCCCTAGTGACCATGTACTAGACCCGGGAGCTGAAGCAATGGCAAACACAAGCAATTCACTCGAGTATGCACGCGGCAGAGAGCGAACCCCTTAGgtgcacgcctacaccacaATGGAGGACCCTTTGGAATGCGGTGCGAACCTGTCCtgtcttctcttcatctgGTGGGAGAATCTCTGACTATTCTCCTCCCCATCCTTATCCCATTGTCTTCGGCGGGAGAATCTTTGCTACTCTCCTCCCCTAATAGCCATCCCtttgaatgacgtcacaaacgTCATACTAAATAACGCCAatcaatcacgtgataatTGGATTACAATAATTACCTTGTCACGTGTGTTGTTTCGTCATGTATCACGTGTTCGCCGACACGTGCCAGCTGTCACGCTCTGAAATATGAAGCGTTTTATCCGAGTCATTATTCTACGCGTTGTGTCGCTTACGGTTTTTCGAAGCCGCGATCGCGTAAATCCGCTGTCTTTGTCTCGAAACGAAGTggagcgtcgtcgctttttctaaagaaaaaaagcgcgcGAATGTAAATCGGAAGCGCGCCGGAGAAAGGGGGACCCGCTCACCGGCGAGCGGAGGCGCCCGCTCAATTGCTCCCCGAAAAACAGCGCGCTATCGTGCGGCGTACGCGCgatctgaaagagaaaacacgATCGCGCTTGCGAGAAAGCGTCGAGATGTGGCGACTCACCAGCTCGCTGGCCACGTGGCGCCTTCCTTCGCATCCAGGGCGCgatccttcgcgaaggatcGCGGGATTCCTGCGAGAGACAACGGAGCGATTTGATTCGCTCGAAAAATGGTGCCTTTCGTTGGCGCTTACCGCAGTCTTCGGAATTCCCGCCTTCTGATCGGAAGCTCGCCGCGAGGCGATACGCTTCGTCTCGGCCGCCCCGAATGCGAAGGTGAACGAATCGTGGCCGCCAGTCGTTGTAGCGGCGAACGTTGGTCCGCTCTCAACGaagttttggccgagaatGCCCGTTGGTCTCGAATCCTTTCACGTGACTCGCTGCAGCCCAATCACATTCCCTGGTGCTGCGAAACTAAACCCCCGGATTGACGACTGGAATTTATCAACCCTAAATCAAAGAATACAGACCGAGAGCTAATGTAGTACAACTACTGCGAAAAAAGCAACAAAAGTgccagaaaaaaatgagaaagtcTACTaatagaaaatcaatttcccGTCGTTGCAGGTCCCAATTCAGCCATTTTatcctagagaaaaatacaCCAAAAAATCATTGCTTAATTTAGAAATAATACTTTTTCTGCAGCACGCCGTTTTTCGAGttcctcttcaaatttcgctgCCTCCTTTTTGGCTCTATGTTGCAGCGCTTTTTGGTAAGCAATCTACATAATAAACCCTCCTAATCAATTACTCAGATTACATAGAATTGCTCACTTCAAAAGCCTGACCCAATGTCAATATAATCTCATCAGCAACTTCCTAATAATCATTGATATACTATTGATTTTCGATTTCATGCTTTCGTACGGGATTTTGTGCGCCAAAGACGTGGCAATAGTGTTTGCCAATAAGACTGTCCTTGTTAATATAAGCAAACGTTTTGAGATCTTCGCGATCTTGCGAGCAATAAGATATCGATTGAATCTTGTGCTCCTGTATAACGTTCTGAAGCAACAGAGTAGCGTTTCATGCACGTCtatcatttatttatttatttatttatctatctaCCTTTGATTCTGCGTCAATAAATTTGATTCCGCGCGCCGATATCGCGAGAATTATTAgcggaatttttttcattttacgTGTGGAGGCCTGGGGAGGACGGAGACCCATCCCAATCCCACGTTTTAACTAAGATTCACCTCACTTACTCTCATCTTAGTACACGCTTCCATTGTGGACTGTTTTCCCACAACATTTTCAACCAACATTGATCCCAAAtactttgaaaaaaaatgtaCGCAATCGAACTAcaactatttatttatttatttatttatttatttactttgGCTACGTAGTTGACGTTTCCCTTCATGAGCACGCGCGCCGGATGACGCCAAATGTCTTTCTCCGTGAATTTCGACTCGGTTGAcattcctttcttttctcgactTTCCATTTGAGCTTGTTGCGGAGGTCGCAGCATGGGAACGTCGGACGACTTCCGTCTTCCCCGTCGTTTCATTGATTCTCTCTATTGACCCGTATAAAAtacttttaaaaaattatttatctttctACTTccggcgatttttctttttcggcgTCTGGATGATCAGGGGAGTCTTCCCTTTCGAATTCCGGCGTCGCAGCGGCTGCTACAGTGGATTTGATCTTCGTGTAGTCTCGCGCTAAGTTCAGCACTTCCTGTTCGGCGTGCTGAGCCTCTTTCAACAGCTGATTGACGGAATGGTCGATAGAAGCTGAACGCGGAAACGGAGCctataaaaaatataaattaaaaattaaatttatcACTACGAAATATTTATCACTTGTATTTTAGGTCCGAATAAGGAATCTATAGACGCTTTTAATCGTTTTTGGTGTCCAAGTGGATATATAGGCAAAACCTATCcgagaaataaataatgaaataATATTTGCTGTGTTTCTACATACTGTTTCAATATTACTGACTCCCACTAAGTTAGCAATGAGGGACATGCTAGTAAACCCCCTCTGTATAAACGTTGCTGTATACTGTGTCAATTTTAAAGACTCCAGCCAATGGCTGAGACTGCTCGTTGCAGTGGGAAGAGGAGCTCTGTACTGGAGAGGAATTAATTCAAGTCCATCCATAATCAATCTAAACAAAATTCGATAAATATTCATAactattatttaattattattactcTCTATCGCCAGCATGCTCCACTCCTATAGTGAGTAGATCGCTTTCCTGTAGTATATCGTTTCCCTGTGTTAACATAACGGTATTGATTCTATTGATTCTAATAGAGCATAAGTCTCACCAAGAACCCTAACTCGTCGAAGCCATTAACAAGGAAGAGATCGGAGTACTGTGGCAATCCTATGGTTTCATCTAGCCACTCGCGCACTGACTCAGGATTACTAGAGGGGCTCGCTACTACAAATAAAATACCcacgtgattaattaaactataGTCTTTCTGATATATACATTCTACGATATCTTCTAGGTTTTTTGAAAGGGATAGATCCTCCAATGGCATTCCaacgttttcaaaatcaTCAGTAATATCTTCGACAGCCTCAAGCAATTTATcaatctaaaagaaataaattagtaaattaattaataatttaatattacTTGATCCCAGTCGgagtctcctcctcctcctccatcgTTACTggtctcctccttctttttctccacgTGATCGTCCTCCACTTTCAATAGTAGTCGACTAATTCTCTGATTTACGACGGCCACGTGCTCCTCGTTCATACTTCCCGTCATCTGAAGTCCGGCGAACggattcgtcggcgaaacAACCCACTCTAAATCCCCGGATGCATCCACCATTTCctgttcgtcttcgtcttcgtcttcctcttcttcttcttcttctttctttggtTCCACCTCATGCTTGGGTAAAGCACTTTTTTtaggcggcagcggcggcactTCATCTTCGTTCTCcgttacttccgggtttacttccgggtttacttccgggtttacttccgggtttttCAGTTctgcttcgtcgttttcgattaGAGTATCGTGAACGATTACGGCGCTATGTTCCGCACTCGGCGGCGCAAAGACGGGCGTTGGAGGAACTTGGGCTAAGTAGGCGGGGTCCTCGCTCGACGTAAACGGGGGCGTCGGTTGACGACGATAAACTGACGTCTTGCTACGCGGGATGACATCCGTAGACGGTATAAAATCAAATACGGGACGTTTGGTGTCATTTTCGGGTTTCAATCCGGGAAGGGAGTGAGAACGCTGACGTGAGAAAAGCTTGGGTGCTGTTTTGGAAGCAGTGGGTATCACTTCCCCTATGGGTACCCCCCCACCATGACTatagaggaggaggaatcTTTCTAAAGGGTTTGCTTGCTCACCTAAAAGCGCGTAGTCGCTCGTAGTATCTTGGTCAGATGACACCTTTACTTCCTGTTGggtaattaaaattatttattttgtaatacaagatttatttattgccttttttctttgactgcTGAAGTGGCTCAGTCTCCTGTTACAATGAGCGTCTTGACTCACTgtcaaaaaatatataatatgACGCAATTTCTCAACTTCTTTTACATTCAAGTAAgtgaattattttcttagCACGTTCCGACTTGTGACTACTGACCAAATCCAGAGCCGTACTACCCATCGAGTCCCGGATACTAACGTCAATACCtattaaaagaaaaaatgcaaacATTTCTCACGCAAACTCGGTGCACCCAAACCGGCATCGAGAAGCTTCTCAACGGCATCCAATTTCTCAAAAAGAGCCGCTTCGTGCAACGAAGACCCCTTCTCCGCCTAAACACTATTGattatataaataattatcaTCACGTGACCTACGACAACGTTGACGTccacgtcgaattcgattaGGAGCAGAATAATTTCGGCGTGACCGTTTCGCGCCGCCAAGTGAAGCGGCGAGTGACGTCGACAAATTCGCGTCGACAAGTCGGGATTGTGCGTCAGAAGGAGGCGCGCGCACTCGCGTCGATTGTAGAGCGCCGCCAAGTCGAgcggcgtttcgtcgccgtgatTTCGCACGCTCGCGTCGGCGCCTTCCTGCGCGAAGCGAGTCGTTTCCTCTTagggggcctcacctcgAAAATTttctagcgcgcgctcgaACCTGGAGCAggagcgaaacgacgtcggcgtgtCCGTATTGTGCCGCCGAGTGTAGAGCCGTATCTCCTCTTCCGTTCtgcgaaatgacgtcacgaagtTCACGTGACCCAAGCCTCGCGAAAAACCGTCACATACCTGTTCGTTTACGTTCGCTCGCGACGGTCCGCGTTTGATGAGTAGTCGCGCGATGTCGGCGTTGCCGTTCCACGCGGCCAAGTGAAGCGGATACGATCctgaaaaggaaatgaacGAGTCACACCCCGTTGAAGGACACGCCCACCAATCCAAGCGAAAAATCTAGTTGCAATTACCCGATGAATCCGGGATACAGTTCGAGGCGTTGAAGTCGAGCAGAAGTTCAACGGCTTCCCTGAAGCCGGAAAAGCGATGGAATCAACATTCTCGAAGCGAGACGCGATCTCACCTACCTGTGCCCGTTTAGCGTGGCGTGATGAAGCGGAGTCGATCCCGATTCGTCTTGGCAATTGGGATTGACTCCCTTGCGAAATCTGTCGCGTTTTTCGCGACCTCATTTTATCGTTGCGGCTTCTCGTGCGCGTTTCTTACGATGCCAGCGTTCCTTTTCTTATCTGTAGAAGTTTATCGATTTGGACGACGTTGCCCGActgcgcggcgacgagcaattCCGTCTCGCGGCCCATCTTGTCGTCGAGGACGCAAGTTCACGCAACGTATGAGAAAAAGATAGCGTGCGTTAACGTCCGGATCTACACCGGAATGCTTTCACATCTATGCTTTCACATTTGGTTAGGAGCATTGAAAAATTAGCCTAATAATGCAACGTCATTTTTATAGCAAAACTAAACAATTCCTATAAGTGTATCAATAACCAATAGAATAATACATAACAACAAAGCACTACATGTGTCAGTTATTTGCGTTCGGGAGGCTTTGGCCGTGGCGGACGCTCCTTATTGCCGCTAGTATGAGATCGTGGACGAGGCGGTATCTGAAGTGCTGGCGCCACGCCcccttcttttctcttggcAACAGCAACTGTTGAAGAACGTCCGcgcggaggaggcggaggccGGTCAGGACAAAGGCTGACGTTTTGAAATGACTCCGGAGAATGACGCTCTGGAACGGATGATTCAGATTCCGGTGTATCGTCAATTTGAAATGGGTTATCCGGGACGTATGTATCCGAGACAACCGCAGGCAACTGATCATCTTTAGACGTTTCTGTTTCCATAGAAACAGCGCTTGAGAAATTTTCCGAGTCACttgctttgacgtcattatcgATATCCTTTCCATCCGTCTCCGtgacatcatcatcatctccttcaatttctttatttgtTATGAAAGGTCTCTCCGGCTTGGAAACGGGCCTAGGAGGCCTGGAAGGCTTTTCTTGGCCCACCGACTTACTCACGTTCACGTCCACAATAGGGTTCACCTCAACCTGAGCAATAGAAATCTGCTCCGAGTTTTCACTGTGTTCAGTGACGGAACCCGGCGACGTATTGCGATAGGAAACTTCACGGCCTTGTATATCAATACAGTCTTCTTGGACCTCACTGTCATCACCTATATCAACTTCCTTGACTTCCATAATTGGACTTGGAGACTGCTCTAGCTTAGCAACGGGCCTAGGAGGTCGACGaggtttctctttctctttcgctcgAATATCCAAGCTTGCGGTAACAGATATTTCATCGGATTTCGTCTCGCAATCCGCCACCCCAACCCGATTTTTTTCCGCAGCCCCATTAGCTGACTCATCAGCCCCTTCTGTCTTATTCGGTCTGGGAGGTCTCTCCGGCTTCGCGGCCGGTCTAGGAGGCCGTTGAGGAGgagctttctctttctcttttggaGCAGGTCGTGGTGGAGGAGGCTTAGCTGGTTTATCAGAGGCTGGAGGCCTGGTTACGGGTCTGGGAGGGGGAGCGCGTTTGATTGGCTCCGCGCTGCCAACGAGAATTTCCTTCTC is a window encoding:
- the LOC136191318 gene encoding ankyrin repeat and sterile alpha motif domain-containing protein 1B-like, which codes for MGRETELLVAAQSGNVVQIDKLLQIRKGTLASFRKGVNPNCQDESGSTPLHHATLNGHREAVELLLDFNASNCIPDSSGSYPLHLAAWNGNADIARLLIKRGPSRANVNEQNGRGDTALHSAAQYGHADVVSLLLQEGADASVRNHGDETPLDLAALYNRRECARLLLTHNPDLSTRICRRHSPLHLAARNGHAEIILLLIEFDVDVNVVAEKGSSLHEAALFEKLDAVEKLLDAGIDVSIRDSMGSTALDLVSSHKSERAKKIIHLLELSQDAHCNRRLSHFSSQRKKEVKVSSDQDTTSDYALLGEVIPTASKTAPKLFSRQRSHSLPGLKPENDTKRPVFDFIPSTDVIPRSKTSVYRRQPTPPFTSSEDPAYLAQVPPTPVFAPPSAEHSAVIVHDTLIENDEAELKNPEVNPEVNPEVNPEVTENEDEVPPLPPKKSALPKHEVEPKKEEEEEEEDEDEDEQEMVDASGDLEWVVSPTNPFAGLQMTGSMNEEHVAVVNQRISRLLLKVEDDHVEKKKEETSNDGGGGGDSDWDQIDKLLEAVEDITDDFENVGMPLEDLSLSKNLEDIVELASPSSNPESVREWLDETIGLPQYSDLFLVNGFDELGFLGNDILQESDLLTIGVEHAGDRELIMDGLELIPLQYRAPLPTATSSLSHWLESLKLTQYTATFIQRGFTSMSLIANLVGVSNIETVLPIYPLGHQKRLKASIDSLFGPKIQAPFPRSASIDHSVNQLLKEAQHAEQEVLNLARDYTKIKSTVAAAATPEFEREDSPDHPDAEKEKSPERESMKRRGRRKSSDVPMLRPPQQAQMESREKKGMSTESKFTEKDIWRHPARVLMKGNVNYVAKYLGSMLVENVVGKQSTMEACTKMRASTRKMKKIPLIILAISARGIKFIDAESKNVIQEHKIQSISYCSQDREDLKTFAYINKDSLIGKHYCHVFGAQNPEVADEIILTLGQAFEIAYQKALQHRAKKEAAKFEEELEKRRAAEKDKMAELGPATTGN